The genomic DNA TAGGAAGCCACATCTCTGATTTGCTCATAGAAAAAGGATATTCTGTCGGAATAGTTGATGATTTGTCATCTGGAAAGATGGCAAATGTGAATAAAAAAGCAAAATTCTACAAGATTGACATCTTAAAGAAAGAATTGAACAAGGTTTTTGAGGATGAAAAGCCTGATTTTGTGGTGCACTGCGCAGCCCAGATAAGCGTTTCAAAATCTGTAAGAGAGCCCGTTCTTGACGCTGAAAGAAACATCCTCTGCTCAATAAACCTCCTTGAAAACTGCGTAAAATACAAGGTAAAAAAGATTATTTTCTCAAGCACAGGAGGCGCACTTTACGGAAATCCGAAAAAAATCCCCTGCAATGAAAAAACAGAGATAAAGCCATTGTCGCCTTATGGAGTTGCAAAATACTGCATTGAGCAGTATCTTTCATACTACAACCGCCTGTATAATCTTGATTATGTTTCTCTCAGGTATTCAAATGTATACGGCCCAAGGCAGGACCCTTTTGGAGAGGCAGGTGTTGTTGCAATATTCTGCAAAAAAATGATAAATGGGGAAACGCCTATTATAAACGGGGACGGAGAGCAAACCAGGGACTTTGTGTTTGTAAAGGACGTTTCCAATGCCAACCTTCTTGCTCTTGAAAAAAAAGTGAAGGAAAAGGAGATAAACATCTCAGCAATGAAGGAAACATCAATAAATGAAATTTTTGGCTTGATAAGCGCAGCTGCTGCGCCAGGAATAAAGCCCGGGCACGCTCCAGAAATGATTGGCGAAGTAAGAAAGATTGCGCTTGACAATTCCCTTGCAAAAAAGGAGCTCGGGTGGAGCCCTGAAATGGATATTAAGAAAGGGATAAAAGAAACTTTTGAATGGTTCAGAAAGAATCTGTAAAAAAATATTGTCCATACAAAAAAATAAGAATCAAAAGGCAATTCATCCAGTCACTAAAGATATGCAGAATTCTTGCCTACGACATTAAAAATGAATTAATACAATGTATTAATAGTTTTGAAATAGCTTCCCCCATTCTGTATTCATAAACTTTTTTATCCTCCATCTTCCTATTAAAGGATACCAGAGGCGGTCGTGATAAAGAGCGCTGCCCAAAATGCACATCTTGAACAACGGAGTGTGAAAGAGTACAGGCTCAAAAAAGGGATATTTTTTTCTAAGTACCTGATCCATGAAAACAACCAATGATTTTTTGGTCTTGAATTTGAAATTTACATTGGAGACATTCTCTCCTAATATTTCAATTTGCCTTACATCACCGCAGCCCAATCCCTTGTCATGAGCGATTTTTATAAATGGAATGCTTAGAGGGTCAAATCCCATCATCTTTGCTGATATGGCATCTATTGCCACAGAATCAGAGCTTGCTAAAATATAATTCTTTATCTTTGGAATCATGCATCTGGGACCTGCTCCGTCTCCGCATACAGTTCCATCCATTACAGTGAATATTCCCGGATGAATCTCTTTTTGTATTTGAAGCAAATCAACTAAAATCCGATGTATATCCTTGTGAGCATGATGGCGTTTCCTTGTAATAAGCCCACCAAAAGCATTCTTCATAGAACCGGTAATAGTGGTGTGACCATGAGTCTTCATAGTGGGAAGATGCAAAACATTTCTACCCAAAAACATCTTGGGCACTCTTATCCCTTCTGGGAAAACATCATAAAGAGCAAGCATATCGTGTTTTGGCATGTAAGGTATCCATCTTACTTTAGTGAGATTTACCAACGAAACACCATATTTTTCAAATACGGGATTCCATCTGTTAAGCTTTGCTCCTTTCTCAACACTCGTAACCACAGTCCTGTTTTCAACCGGATAGATTTTCTTATAGCTGTCTTCTTTCAAAGTCCTGAGAACCCCCTCAAGCTGCCATGGCTCTGTGCTGCACGCTGGGAAATACAAGCTCCAAGATAAGTTAAGTTTCAAAATCAATTCGTTTGATTTTGGAAGCGCCTTCTGATATTCGGCAAGATGCATCAGCTTATTATAATCTTCAAGCACACTATCTGGTGCGGTTTTCAGAACAGCAACTTTTGAAGTCACATATAATCAAACTTTCAATTGATATTAAAAGTTTTCTAATTTTATGCGTTATGCAGTAAAAGCTTGCTTAAAAACTGTCAATTTTGAAAAATTCGGAATGGTTTTTATGTCAAAATTTTTTAGACATTAAATCATTTTTAATCACAACGCTGTGCATTTTTCGAGATCCGGGAGAGAGCATAATTTGTATAATGGAGAAAGGTTTTTAAATCACATATCTTTAGAGAAAACCCAGGAAAAAGATTATGAAGCTTTTTGAATTGATGAGAATAAGTCAGTGGTATAAAAACCTCGTAATATTTCTGCCGATGATATTCGCAAAGGCAACCGGCATTATTGGAATTGAAAAAACACTTCTCGGACTTCTGAGTCTGTGCCTTATTTCATCTGCAAATTACATAATCAATGATGTAAATGACATAAAGCAGGACAGGAAAAATCCTGAAAAAAGAACAAGACCAATTGCTTCAGGAGATGTTAAAATTCCACAAGCATTAGTGATGGCAATCGCTTTTATCATGCTTTCATTAATAATCGCTTCTTTTCTTTCGAAAAGTTTTTTGATATGCGTGTCTTTAATTTTTATACTGACTTTGATTTATTCAATTTGGCTTAAGCATGAAGCATTTGCTGATGTGATTTTAGTTTCAACGAATTTTGTTATAAGAACTGTTTCTGGAACTTTTATAATAAATGTAAGGGTTTCACCATGGCTAATACTGTGTCCTTTTTTCCTCGCACTCTTTTTGGCAATTGGAAAACGAGAGTCAGAATTCAAGCTTATGAAAGATAAAGCTTATCAGCATAGGAGAAATCTTAAAATGTATACTCCTGCGCTCACAAAAACTTTTACAAGCATTTCTGCAGCCTTATTGATGATTTCATATGCCTTGTACAGCTTCTTAAGCATATACCCTAAACTTATTTTCACGCTTCCAATTGCAATTTATATAATATTCCGGTATTTGTACTTGATAGAAACAGGTTCAGAAATTGCCAGACATCCGGAAAGAATCTACAAAGATGTGAGAATCGTCATTGCCGGAATTATTTCATTAATTATGATTTTCGTACTCGTTTACCTGATATAAAAATTAAAAAGAATAAAAATAAAACATTAATGGAATATTAAAGGCAATAAATAGCAAATGTAGAAAATGTACATATAAAATAATTTTAAATAAATAAAAATATGAAAAACATTATAAATTAAATAAGCAATAGATAGATAAGTAATAAATTGATTAAACAAGAATATGCTAATAAGGGGTGGTTTTGTTGGATTTTGAAAAAAATGAAGTGCAGTCTGAAAAGAAGAAGATGAAAGCACTTGGCTTTTTCACATACGGGGCAGCAATAATGCTGCTTCTTTTCCTTTTGGTGCTTCATGTTTTCAATCTTTACCCGATAAAGACAGACAAGTTCTCATTTTTCATAATCAGCCTTGCAGCAGCAATGCTCATCTTTCCGCTTGTCACATACGTTAAATTCTTCAACATTGTTGAACTGAGAAAAGATCCAAAAATAATGAAAGTGCGGAGCAGGAAATAAATTATCTGAAGGAGTAAAATGCACAAGTCACAAAGGGAGCATTATAGGAAGATAAGCGGGCAGACCGCATTTTCCATGTTTTTCGGAGTTCTTTCAGTGATCATAATGGCTGTCGGGATGCCTGTTCTCACAAGAGGGCTTTCAATGGCAGATTACGGCGCCTACTCGATAATCTCAGTCACAGTAATAATACTTACAGTGATTCTCGACATCGGGCTTCCCCAGTATTTCCTTGCAAAATTTGCCGGAATGAGAGAAGAGCGCGAGAAACGGGTTTTCTCATCACTGCTTTTTTTTAACACTGCAATAATTATCGCATTTTCTGCGATTGTTCTTATCCCCGGAATAAACCGTGCAGTGCTCTCTTTTCTGCGGCTCTCTGATTATGAAAATGAGTTCAGGATAGGAATATTGATATTTGTTCTGGGAGGGATTTTCAGGCTGTTTTCCTCTAAAATGAGCGCTGACAGGAGAATAGAAAGGGCAGGAATAGCAGGTTTTCTTTACAACTCTCTTTGGCTTGTTTTAATCTCGCTGTTTTTTGTAATTTTCGGAAAATTCACGCTCATAAATGCAATGCTTATCTGGCTTTTGGGAACTTTTGCGAGCGCAATATTTGCCGTAATGTCATCCCGAGGATTCCTGCCTGAATCAACCAGGACAATAGATGTGGATGAAATAAAAAAGGCGCTTAAATTTACCCTTCCCCTTTTAGTGGTGCTTGCATGCTCATGGCTGATTGACTCATTTTCCAAGTATTTCCTTAATTATTATTCAACAAAGGAGAATGTGGCAATATTCTCATTTGCCTACGGGCTTGTCGGAGCTCTTTTAACAATAAGCACAGTCATAACATCAACAATTTTTCCGCACATCTCGGAATTCTGGCACAAGGGAAAGAACCATAATGCACTTTTCAATGCAATGCTTAAATACGGACTAATGGTTTTAATTCCGGCAAGTTTCGGAATGGTCGCATTGAGGGAGCAGATAATAACCCTTGTTGCAGGAGGAAATTACCTGCCTTCAGCAGCAATAATCCTAATTCTTTCCCCATTCCCCATCCTGAATTTTCTAATGACAATAGATTATTACAGCCTCCTTATACGGGGCAGGACAAAAACAATAGCAGCTGCCTACCTTGCAGGGATTGCTGTTTCAATTGCCTCTAATTTAATACTTGTTCCAATTCTTAATGTAACGGGCGCTGCGCTCTCAATAATAATCTCCTTTTCAACTATGCTTTTAATAATGCATTTTACCTGCAGGACTCATTTCAAATGGAAATTTGGTTTTCTTGGAATAGAAAGGATAATTCTCGCATCTGCCATAATGGCGCTTGCAGTTTCAATCATTAATCCCCAGGTTTTAATTGAAAAAATCCTGACAATTGCAGCAGGCGCGCTGATTTATGCTTTCCTTGTCTGGATTATGAGATTATTCACAAAAGATGAGATTATGCTGATTAAAAGCATGGTTAAGATAAGGAAATAAAGGGCTAGATGAAAAGCGCTAAAAATTTTTCTAAAAAAGGAATTGACATTGGAAGGATACAGCACTATCTGAAAAGGATAAGCGGGCTAAAGGTTCTTGTAATCGGCGATACTATAATTGACAAGTATGTTTTTCTAAAAGTTTATACGCGCGAAAGACAATGTTGTTTTATTAAAGGATTACTGCATTGATGACAAGCCAGTGAGCGCTGCCCTTGGAAATGAGATAATATCCTGCCTGGGCAAGGAAATACCAAAATATGACCTGGTTATTACAGGCGACTTTGGGCACGGATTCATAAATTCCGGGATAAGGAGAAAAATTGAGGAAAAATCCAAATTCCTGGCATTGAATGTCCAGACAAATTCCTCTAATTTCGGGCACCACCCCTTTACATTGTACAGGAAATTTGATTTTCTCTCAATGAATATGCAGGAGCTGGCGCTTGCGCTTCATGAGGAGCACAAAGATGCTAAAGAAATGATAAGGAAATGCTGTAAAAAATTAAAGATTAATAATTTCTTGGTAACTCTTGGGAAAAACGGCTGCACCTATGTGAAAAATGGCATTATGATAAATGCGCCAATCTTGACATCGTCTGTAAAAGACACTGTGGGCGCCGGCGATGCCGTATTCTCGGTGATATCCCTGTTTGTGTATTTAAATGCGGAAAAAGAGCTAATCCCCTTCATTGCATCATGCGCAGGAGGGATAGGCGTAAACATAATGGGGAACAAGGAATCCATTACAAAGAAAAAACTGCTGGATTTCATTAAAAAAACATTAAAGGAAAAATAGGATTACTGCATCTTATTAAGCCAAACTTTCGGCGCCTTCTTTTTGATTTCAAGCTCATCCCAATACTTGAAATCCCGATGCCCCACTTTCTCAACCCACTTTTTCATGTTGATGAGCCCCTGTTTCAATGGGGTTGATGTCTTATAGCCAAGAATCCTCTCTGCCTTCTTTGATGAGCAGTATGAGTGCTTTACCTCAGACGGCCTCTCTGGAGCATAAATCGGCTTAAGGTCAGTTCTTCCCATAACCTCAAGAACAAGTTTTGAAAGCTCGTTAAGCGATGTTACTTCCTCTGTTCCTATGTTTATCCTTTCTCCAAAAGCAGATTTTGTGAATCCTGCTTTTGCAATGTATGGAGTGCAGTCCCTTACATATGTGAAAGCCCTGGTCTGGTTCCCGTCCCCGAATATTATCGGGGGCTTTCCAACAATAACCCTGTTCATGAATATTGCAACTGCATTCCTGTATGGGTCAGAAAGATTCTGCCTTTCGCCATAGACATTGTGGGGGATTAGTATTGAGTAGTTTATCCCGAAAACATCATGGTAGATTGAAAGCACCTGCTCCATTGCCTGTTTTCCAACTGCATACGGGTCTTTTGGGTTGTAGGGCTGATTTTCCCGCATTGGCATCTTAAGCTGCTTCCCGTAAACACTCATTGAGCTTGTATGAATGAATGTTTTGACATCTGAATTTATTGACGATTCAAGAAGCTGAAGGAATCCTATGTAGTTTGACTTCGCATTGTAAACCGGGCAGAAAATGCTCTGCCCCTCTGCTGCATGCGCTGCAAGGTGATACACCATGTCAACGCCCTCAACTGCCCTGTCGCACACCTTCTTGTCCTGCAAATCGCCTTTTATGAATGTGGCTTTCTTGTTTACATTCTCAAGATATCCGCCTGAGAGATTGTCAACTACAACAACCTCGTGCCCCTCATTTATGAGCTGGTCGGCAAGATGGCTTCCCATAAAGCCTGCGCCCCCTGTTACAAGTATCTTTTTCTTCATTTTCACCACCTAATCCTTTTTTTCCACGAGCATTACGCTGAGGAAAAACGCTGAAAATATTGTCTGAATCCCAAGCACAAGAAATGTGAGGGAGAATATTGAAAAATTTATGCTCGCCTTCCTGAATGAAAGGATGCTCAATGCAACTGAAAAGAGGAATATTATTGAGCCCAAAAATATTGTCTTCTCAAGGGGAAAGTGCTTTGCTATGAAATCAATTACCCTGTCATGCGGCTCAAATCCGCTTATTATCGCATAAGTCCTTGCATAAAGCCCTATTGCAGTTATCTGGTATCCCAAAAGGGAAATCAGGGAGCCCAGAAGGGAGCGAATCTCAAATGATTTTGAGCTTAATGAAAGCGCCATAAAAAGCATTCCAAGAGAGAGAAGGATTAGCCCTGGAATCATGAAAAGGTAAATTGGGCTGTACATCAGCATAAACCTTAAGTGGCGCCAGCCGTCGCTGACTGGCTTGAGCTTCGAGGGGGTTTTCCTCGGATAGTAATTTATCGGAACCTCTGAAATCCTGAGCCCTTTTTTAGAGGAATTGATTATCATCTCTGAAGCAAGCTCCATCCCTGTTGTCTTAAGCGCCATCTTCTCAAGGGATTCCCTCCGGAAAGCCCTGAATCCTGAATGCGGGTCTGAGATTTTTGTCCCGAAAAAAAGGTTGAGTATGAAAGTAAGAACCGGATTTCCTATGCGCCTTCTTATAAAAGGCATTGCCCCGTCCATTATCCTGCCTTTCATCCTTGAGCCGAGAACAAGGGAATAGCCCTTCTCAAGCTTGTTTATCAGTTTTGGAAACTCAGAAAAATCATATGTGCCGTCAGAATCAGCCATCACAATGTATTTTCCTCTTGCAGCATAAAATCCTGACATAAGGGCTGCCCCATAGCCAACCTTGCCCTCTCTTACAACCCTTGCCCCAAGAGCGCGGGCAATCCTTCCTGAGCTGTCTACAGAGGAATTGTCAACAACAATTATCTCCCCGGAAATCCTGTTCTTCTTGAGCGCAGATAATGCTGACTTTATGCATTCCCCTATTGTTGCCTCCTCATCCCTGCAGGGCATCACTATAGAAACCAAAACCCCTGATTTTTCAGACATTGCCATTTAAAGTTTGCCTCGAGTATAAAAAAATTTGCTTATTATCTTTCCTGGTAATGCAATGTTATTTAAAAAGGTTATATAAGTAGTATAAGGTAGTATAAAGGTAAGATATTAAAATAAAGTGCCAATATAAACAGATATGAAAAGGAAAATCACGATATCAATAATAGGAACCGGGTATGTCGGGCTGATAACAGGCGCTGCATTTGCAAAGCTTGGATTTAAAGTAATATGCGTTGACAGGAACAAGGCAAAAGTGGACAAGATAAATTCGGGAATAGCCACAATATACGAGGAAGGGCTCCCTGAAACGCTTTCAGCCTATGCCCCGAAAATGCTCTATGCAACAACTGACCTGAAAAAGGCAGTTCTTGACAGCAGCGTAACATTCATATGCGTTGGGACTCCTTCCCTGATTGAAGGGAGGATATACCTCCAGCAGATGCAGGATGTCGCAATGGAGATTGGAACTGCACTAAAAAGCGATAGGAAAAAGCATGTGATAGTTGTTAAAAGCACAGTTGTCCCTGAAACAACTGAAAAAGTCATAATCCCAAAATTGGAGGAATTCTCAAAAAAGAAGTTCGGAAGGGACTTCGGCGTTGCAATAAACCCCGAATTCCTGAGAGAAGGAACTGCACTCTCGGATTTTCTCAGCCCCGACAGGATTGTCATAGGAAGCTCTGACAAAAAATCAATAGAATACCTGAAGAGGATATACCATGGAATAAACGCGCCAATAGTTGAATGCACATTCAAAGAAGGGGAAATGATAAAATATGCGAGCAACGCATTCCTTGCCACAAAAATCTCATTCATAAATGAAATAGGAAACATCTGCAAGAAGCTTAGGATTGACACAAACAATGTTGCAGCTGCAATCGGCTTGGACAAGAGAATAGGCCCTCATTTCCTCAAATCAGGAATTGGCTTTGGCGGAAGCTGCTTTCCCAAGGATGTGAATGCGCTTGTTTACAAGG from Candidatus Woesearchaeota archaeon includes the following:
- a CDS encoding DUF362 domain-containing protein; protein product: MTSKVAVLKTAPDSVLEDYNKLMHLAEYQKALPKSNELILKLNLSWSLYFPACSTEPWQLEGVLRTLKEDSYKKIYPVENRTVVTSVEKGAKLNRWNPVFEKYGVSLVNLTKVRWIPYMPKHDMLALYDVFPEGIRVPKMFLGRNVLHLPTMKTHGHTTITGSMKNAFGGLITRKRHHAHKDIHRILVDLLQIQKEIHPGIFTVMDGTVCGDGAGPRCMIPKIKNYILASSDSVAIDAISAKMMGFDPLSIPFIKIAHDKGLGCGDVRQIEILGENVSNVNFKFKTKKSLVVFMDQVLRKKYPFFEPVLFHTPLFKMCILGSALYHDRLWYPLIGRWRIKKFMNTEWGKLFQNY
- a CDS encoding PfkB family carbohydrate kinase, with product MSAALGNEIISCLGKEIPKYDLVITGDFGHGFINSGIRRKIEEKSKFLALNVQTNSSNFGHHPFTLYRKFDFLSMNMQELALALHEEHKDAKEMIRKCCKKLKINNFLVTLGKNGCTYVKNGIMINAPILTSSVKDTVGAGDAVFSVISLFVYLNAEKELIPFIASCAGGIGVNIMGNKESITKKKLLDFIKKTLKEK
- a CDS encoding SDR family NAD(P)-dependent oxidoreductase; the protein is MKKKILVTGGAGFMGSHLADQLINEGHEVVVVDNLSGGYLENVNKKATFIKGDLQDKKVCDRAVEGVDMVYHLAAHAAEGQSIFCPVYNAKSNYIGFLQLLESSINSDVKTFIHTSSMSVYGKQLKMPMRENQPYNPKDPYAVGKQAMEQVLSIYHDVFGINYSILIPHNVYGERQNLSDPYRNAVAIFMNRVIVGKPPIIFGDGNQTRAFTYVRDCTPYIAKAGFTKSAFGERINIGTEEVTSLNELSKLVLEVMGRTDLKPIYAPERPSEVKHSYCSSKKAERILGYKTSTPLKQGLINMKKWVEKVGHRDFKYWDELEIKKKAPKVWLNKMQ
- a CDS encoding glycosyltransferase family 2 protein, which encodes MAMSEKSGVLVSIVMPCRDEEATIGECIKSALSALKKNRISGEIIVVDNSSVDSSGRIARALGARVVREGKVGYGAALMSGFYAARGKYIVMADSDGTYDFSEFPKLINKLEKGYSLVLGSRMKGRIMDGAMPFIRRRIGNPVLTFILNLFFGTKISDPHSGFRAFRRESLEKMALKTTGMELASEMIINSSKKGLRISEVPINYYPRKTPSKLKPVSDGWRHLRFMLMYSPIYLFMIPGLILLSLGMLFMALSLSSKSFEIRSLLGSLISLLGYQITAIGLYARTYAIISGFEPHDRVIDFIAKHFPLEKTIFLGSIIFLFSVALSILSFRKASINFSIFSLTFLVLGIQTIFSAFFLSVMLVEKKD
- a CDS encoding UbiA family prenyltransferase; the protein is MKLFELMRISQWYKNLVIFLPMIFAKATGIIGIEKTLLGLLSLCLISSANYIINDVNDIKQDRKNPEKRTRPIASGDVKIPQALVMAIAFIMLSLIIASFLSKSFLICVSLIFILTLIYSIWLKHEAFADVILVSTNFVIRTVSGTFIINVRVSPWLILCPFFLALFLAIGKRESEFKLMKDKAYQHRRNLKMYTPALTKTFTSISAALLMISYALYSFLSIYPKLIFTLPIAIYIIFRYLYLIETGSEIARHPERIYKDVRIVIAGIISLIMIFVLVYLI
- a CDS encoding NAD-dependent epimerase/dehydratase family protein, translating into MAVKKVLVTGGAGFIGSHISDLLIEKGYSVGIVDDLSSGKMANVNKKAKFYKIDILKKELNKVFEDEKPDFVVHCAAQISVSKSVREPVLDAERNILCSINLLENCVKYKVKKIIFSSTGGALYGNPKKIPCNEKTEIKPLSPYGVAKYCIEQYLSYYNRLYNLDYVSLRYSNVYGPRQDPFGEAGVVAIFCKKMINGETPIINGDGEQTRDFVFVKDVSNANLLALEKKVKEKEINISAMKETSINEIFGLISAAAAPGIKPGHAPEMIGEVRKIALDNSLAKKELGWSPEMDIKKGIKETFEWFRKNL
- a CDS encoding UDP-glucose/GDP-mannose dehydrogenase family protein encodes the protein MTISIIGTGYVGLITGAAFAKLGFKVICVDRNKAKVDKINSGIATIYEEGLPETLSAYAPKMLYATTDLKKAVLDSSVTFICVGTPSLIEGRIYLQQMQDVAMEIGTALKSDRKKHVIVVKSTVVPETTEKVIIPKLEEFSKKKFGRDFGVAINPEFLREGTALSDFLSPDRIVIGSSDKKSIEYLKRIYHGINAPIVECTFKEGEMIKYASNAFLATKISFINEIGNICKKLRIDTNNVAAAIGLDKRIGPHFLKSGIGFGGSCFPKDVNALVYKATEKGYNARLLRAVLDVNMEQPLKLLSILDSNGYLNGSTKIGILGLTFKAGTDDTRESPALEVLKGLMLRSVELHIYDPLGMGQVKKIFPQLNYEKSAQEVADKSDVILILTEWAEFKKVKFNGKKVIDGKNLFREGERPINYEGICW
- a CDS encoding oligosaccharide flippase family protein, translated to MHKSQREHYRKISGQTAFSMFFGVLSVIIMAVGMPVLTRGLSMADYGAYSIISVTVIILTVILDIGLPQYFLAKFAGMREEREKRVFSSLLFFNTAIIIAFSAIVLIPGINRAVLSFLRLSDYENEFRIGILIFVLGGIFRLFSSKMSADRRIERAGIAGFLYNSLWLVLISLFFVIFGKFTLINAMLIWLLGTFASAIFAVMSSRGFLPESTRTIDVDEIKKALKFTLPLLVVLACSWLIDSFSKYFLNYYSTKENVAIFSFAYGLVGALLTISTVITSTIFPHISEFWHKGKNHNALFNAMLKYGLMVLIPASFGMVALREQIITLVAGGNYLPSAAIILILSPFPILNFLMTIDYYSLLIRGRTKTIAAAYLAGIAVSIASNLILVPILNVTGAALSIIISFSTMLLIMHFTCRTHFKWKFGFLGIERIILASAIMALAVSIINPQVLIEKILTIAAGALIYAFLVWIMRLFTKDEIMLIKSMVKIRK